The proteins below are encoded in one region of Streptomyces marianii:
- a CDS encoding MFS transporter, whose product MGTLGELTPQQRAAMIATVTASVLLFSSLTSVIIALPRIQRDFGLDGSTLHWVVVAALLPLCAVALISGRLGDVLGRRRVFLLGMVCFGIGSALCAAAPGGLVLLAARGVQGLGVALAVPLALANLTAALPERRHGWAIGVQTAFTSFFGVAVPLGIALLVEFGSWRWAFAACVPLSAMVVVTARRHLVESRGPAGTSMDVPGAVLIAAGLTLVVLACERSSDLGFASPGTLLPLVTGAVLLALFVVVELRSAEPLLDLRPLRSPAVSVPMTALALVQCTSLGVAVYVTLYLQHVLDLGALRTGLLLTASSVGTVVLSPLVGRLTDQGYGRRLILTGLAVLGCCLLWLTYGVANRHGTLLVPALLVFGLAPPLVYPAATALIMASVPGSARGVAASLSVQSRQIGAAVGLALLNALFTTAEWDERNDLLASAAGDGDDFTPREQRTLDTVLSREEERQELLARLPGAAHERVGAAADSAFVTALEVSLLTLGGLILVSAVLLALVGGLVRSAAPPDGPAPATRSPG is encoded by the coding sequence GTGGGCACCCTCGGGGAACTGACGCCGCAGCAGCGCGCCGCAATGATCGCCACCGTCACCGCGAGCGTGCTGCTGTTCTCCAGCCTGACGAGCGTCATCATCGCCCTGCCCCGGATCCAGCGGGACTTCGGGCTGGACGGTTCCACCCTGCACTGGGTCGTCGTCGCCGCCCTGCTCCCGCTGTGCGCCGTAGCGCTGATCAGCGGGCGGCTCGGCGATGTGCTGGGGCGGCGCCGGGTGTTCCTGCTGGGCATGGTCTGCTTCGGGATCGGCTCGGCGCTGTGCGCGGCCGCGCCCGGCGGGCTCGTGCTGCTGGCGGCACGCGGTGTGCAGGGACTCGGTGTCGCCCTGGCCGTGCCGCTCGCACTCGCCAATCTGACCGCCGCGCTGCCCGAGCGGCGGCACGGCTGGGCCATCGGGGTGCAGACGGCCTTCACCAGCTTCTTCGGCGTGGCCGTACCCCTGGGCATCGCGCTGCTCGTGGAGTTCGGCAGCTGGCGTTGGGCGTTCGCCGCCTGCGTCCCACTGAGCGCGATGGTCGTCGTCACGGCCCGCAGGCACCTCGTGGAGAGCCGGGGGCCCGCCGGGACGTCCATGGACGTGCCGGGCGCGGTGCTCATCGCCGCCGGTCTCACCCTCGTCGTCCTCGCCTGCGAGCGTTCCTCCGATCTGGGCTTCGCCTCGCCGGGCACCCTGCTGCCGCTCGTCACGGGCGCCGTGCTGCTCGCCCTCTTCGTCGTGGTGGAGCTGCGGAGCGCCGAACCGCTGCTGGACCTGCGCCCGCTGCGTTCGCCGGCGGTTTCCGTCCCGATGACCGCCCTGGCCCTGGTGCAGTGCACCTCGCTCGGCGTCGCCGTCTATGTGACGCTCTATCTGCAGCACGTGCTGGATCTCGGCGCCCTGCGCACCGGACTGCTCCTCACGGCGTCCAGCGTCGGCACGGTCGTGCTGTCGCCGCTCGTCGGACGGCTCACCGACCAGGGGTACGGTCGACGGCTCATCCTCACGGGTCTGGCGGTGCTCGGCTGCTGCCTGCTGTGGCTGACCTACGGGGTGGCGAACCGCCACGGCACCCTGCTCGTCCCGGCCCTGCTGGTGTTCGGTCTCGCGCCGCCGCTGGTCTACCCTGCGGCGACCGCCCTGATCATGGCATCCGTGCCCGGCTCGGCGCGAGGCGTGGCCGCGAGCCTGTCCGTGCAGAGCCGTCAGATCGGCGCGGCCGTGGGACTGGCCCTGCTGAACGCGCTGTTCACCACGGCCGAGTGGGACGAGCGCAACGACCTGCTGGCCTCGGCCGCCGGTGACGGCGACGACTTCACCCCGCGGGAGCAGCGCACCCTGGACACCGTCCTCTCGCGTGAGGAGGAGCGGCAGGAACTGCTCGCCCGGCTTCCCGGCGCCGCGCACGAGCGGGTCGGGGCGGCCGCCGACAGCGCGTTCGTAACCGCGCTCGAGGTCAGCCTGCTGACGCTGGGAGGTCTGATTCTGGTCAGTGCAGTCCTGCTCGCCCTGGTGGGCGGCCTCGTCCGAAGCGCGGCGCCTCCGGACGGGCCGGCGCCGGCCACTCGCTCCCCCGGGTGA
- a CDS encoding TRIC cation channel family protein, protein MGRLVPAGPGRARTGRAPGPRAGEDRGPRGDAPRERRLTDGRGVRPGAPPINRIGGAVQVVDAAGLGPFSASGTVTAAGWGFEPFHAAAVGGATAVGGGVLRSLLAWRSPRCCAATAGMYPMPTVLAAGTAAVLPQSALLGPISSAAAVFATFVLRLPALRHRWRGPLTRGSEWPAPARPEAPRFGRGRPPGRAGLH, encoded by the coding sequence GTGGGACGGCTGGTACCGGCTGGACCAGGCCGAGCGCGCACTGGGCGAGCCCCAGGGCCGCGAGCGGGTGAAGATCGTGGACCGCGAGGGGATGCTCCGCGCGAGCGGCGCCTGACGGACGGACGGGGCGTACGGCCCGGTGCCCCACCGATCAACCGCATCGGCGGAGCGGTCCAGGTCGTGGACGCCGCCGGGCTCGGGCCGTTCAGCGCCTCCGGCACCGTCACGGCCGCGGGGTGGGGCTTCGAGCCGTTCCACGCCGCCGCCGTCGGGGGCGCGACGGCCGTGGGCGGCGGCGTGCTGCGGAGCCTGCTCGCCTGGCGGTCCCCTCGCTGCTGCGCCGCGACCGCGGGAATGTACCCGATGCCCACCGTGCTCGCCGCGGGGACGGCGGCCGTCCTGCCGCAGTCAGCCCTGCTCGGACCGATCAGCAGCGCCGCCGCCGTGTTCGCCACCTTCGTTCTCCGGCTGCCGGCGCTGCGCCACCGCTGGAGGGGCCCGCTCACCCGGGGGAGCGAGTGGCCGGCGCCGGCCCGTCCGGAGGCGCCGCGCTTCGGACGAGGCCGCCCACCAGGGCGAGCAGGACTGCACTGA
- a CDS encoding FAD-dependent oxidoreductase, translating to MPRPLRVAVVGAGPAGIYAADALLKSEAATDPGVSIDLFERLPAPFGLIRYGVAPDHPRIKGIITALHQVLDKPQIRVFGNVDYPGDIGLDDLRAFYDAVVFSTGANADRALDIPGIGLDGSYGAADFVSWYDGHPDVARSWPLEAEKVAVLGVGNVALDVARVLAKTADELLPTEIPPNVYDGLAGNRAREVHVFGRRGPAQAKFSPMELRELDHSPSIEVIVNPEDIDYDEGSIATRRASKQADMVAKTLENWAIRDVGDRPHKLFLHFFESPVEVVGEDGRVTGLRTERTALDGSGNVTGTGEFHDWDVQAVYRAVGYLSEEVAKLPFDLAGGTVPHEAGRVVEAGKHLRSTYVTGWIKRGPVGLIGHTKGDANETVASLLDDHANDRLHTPSAPDPEAVVAFLEDRNVRYTTWDGWYRLDQAERALGEPQGRERVKIVDREGMLRASGA from the coding sequence ATGCCTCGCCCCCTGCGGGTAGCTGTCGTCGGAGCCGGACCCGCGGGGATCTACGCCGCCGACGCCCTGCTGAAGTCCGAGGCCGCCACCGACCCCGGTGTGTCCATCGACCTCTTCGAGCGACTGCCGGCCCCGTTCGGGCTGATCAGGTACGGGGTGGCACCTGACCACCCGCGGATCAAGGGCATCATCACCGCCCTCCACCAGGTGCTCGACAAGCCGCAGATCCGGGTGTTCGGCAACGTCGACTACCCGGGTGACATCGGCCTCGACGACCTCCGCGCCTTCTACGACGCGGTCGTCTTCTCGACGGGTGCCAACGCCGACCGGGCGCTCGACATACCCGGCATCGGCCTCGACGGCTCGTACGGCGCGGCCGACTTCGTGTCCTGGTACGACGGCCACCCGGACGTGGCGCGCAGCTGGCCGCTGGAGGCCGAGAAGGTGGCGGTGCTCGGCGTCGGCAACGTCGCGCTCGACGTGGCGCGCGTCCTCGCCAAGACCGCCGACGAACTGCTGCCCACGGAGATCCCGCCGAACGTGTACGACGGGCTGGCCGGGAACAGGGCCCGCGAAGTGCACGTGTTCGGGCGCCGCGGCCCCGCGCAGGCGAAGTTCAGCCCCATGGAGCTGCGCGAACTCGACCACTCCCCCAGCATCGAGGTCATCGTCAACCCCGAGGACATCGACTACGACGAGGGCTCCATCGCCACGCGCCGTGCCAGCAAGCAGGCGGACATGGTCGCGAAGACGCTGGAGAACTGGGCGATCCGGGACGTCGGCGACCGGCCGCACAAGCTGTTCCTCCACTTCTTCGAGTCCCCGGTCGAGGTCGTGGGCGAGGACGGCAGGGTGACGGGGCTGCGCACCGAGCGGACGGCGCTCGACGGCAGCGGGAACGTCACCGGCACGGGCGAGTTCCACGACTGGGACGTCCAGGCGGTGTACCGCGCGGTCGGCTACCTCTCCGAGGAGGTCGCCAAGCTGCCCTTCGACCTCGCCGGCGGCACCGTGCCGCACGAGGCGGGCCGGGTCGTCGAGGCCGGGAAGCACCTGCGGTCGACGTACGTCACCGGCTGGATCAAGCGCGGGCCCGTAGGCCTCATCGGCCACACCAAGGGCGACGCCAACGAGACGGTGGCGAGCCTCCTCGACGACCACGCCAACGACCGTCTGCACACGCCGTCGGCGCCGGACCCCGAGGCGGTCGTCGCCTTCCTGGAGGACCGGAACGTCCGGTACACCACGTGGGACGGCTGGTACCGGCTGGACCAGGCCGAGCGCGCACTGGGCGAGCCCCAGGGCCGCGAGCGGGTGAAGATCGTGGACCGCGAGGGGATGCTCCGCGCGAGCGGCGCCTGA
- a CDS encoding glutamate synthase subunit beta — protein MTDPRGFLRIPRRPVPPRPVEERLDDWREVYAGQALLPLVSEQALRCMDCGIPFCHSGCPLGNLIPEWNAYASRGDWQAAAERLHATNNFPEFTGRLCPAPCEDACVLAINTDPVTIKNVEQTIADEAWERGYAPPQPPQRLSGRTVAVVGSGPAGLAAAQQLTRTGHTVVVYERDDRLGGLLRYGIPEFKMEKSHLDRRIDQMREEGTKFRTGVDVGGELDAAELRRRHDALIVAVGATERRELPVRGRELYGIHQAMDYLTYANRVQEGDYAAPPVTAEDKHAVIVGGGDTGSDCLGTVLRQGALSAVQLDINPEPGETRPHAQPWPVTHPKVYRISHAHAEARGREGIDPRLFSSATLHFEGDTAGHVRRLCLTEVEPAARSPLPGTERVLPAELVLIALGFSGPEQGSGLMEQLGLTVDGRGNFARGADFGALPARPPDRDTAGGEDSPTGADASSGRAGRAGGRPRTEGVFIAGDAGRGQSLVVWAIAEGRAAAAAADRYLTGSTVLPSPIAPWDRPLVA, from the coding sequence ATGACCGACCCACGCGGCTTCCTCAGGATCCCCCGGCGGCCCGTCCCGCCGCGCCCCGTCGAGGAGCGCCTGGACGACTGGCGGGAGGTCTACGCCGGGCAGGCGCTGCTCCCGCTCGTGTCCGAGCAGGCCCTGCGCTGCATGGACTGCGGCATCCCGTTCTGCCACAGCGGCTGCCCGCTGGGCAATCTCATCCCGGAGTGGAACGCGTACGCCTCGCGCGGCGACTGGCAGGCCGCGGCGGAACGGCTGCACGCGACGAACAACTTCCCCGAGTTCACCGGGAGGCTGTGTCCGGCGCCGTGCGAGGACGCGTGCGTCCTGGCGATCAACACCGACCCGGTGACGATCAAGAACGTCGAGCAGACCATCGCCGACGAGGCGTGGGAGCGCGGGTACGCGCCGCCGCAGCCGCCGCAGCGACTGAGCGGCCGGACCGTCGCCGTCGTCGGGTCCGGTCCGGCGGGACTGGCGGCGGCGCAGCAGCTGACCCGCACGGGCCATACCGTGGTCGTCTACGAGCGCGACGACCGGCTGGGCGGCCTGCTCCGCTACGGCATTCCCGAGTTCAAGATGGAGAAGAGCCATCTCGACCGCCGCATCGACCAGATGCGTGAGGAGGGGACCAAGTTCCGGACGGGCGTGGACGTCGGCGGTGAGCTGGACGCCGCCGAGCTCAGACGGCGCCATGACGCGCTGATCGTCGCGGTGGGCGCCACGGAGCGGCGCGAGCTGCCCGTGCGGGGCCGCGAGCTGTACGGCATCCACCAGGCCATGGACTATCTGACGTACGCGAACCGCGTCCAGGAGGGGGACTACGCCGCTCCCCCGGTGACCGCCGAGGACAAGCACGCCGTGATCGTCGGGGGCGGGGACACCGGCTCCGACTGCCTCGGCACCGTCCTGCGCCAGGGCGCGCTCTCCGCGGTTCAGTTGGACATCAATCCGGAGCCCGGGGAGACCAGGCCGCACGCGCAGCCGTGGCCCGTGACGCATCCGAAGGTGTACCGGATATCCCACGCCCATGCGGAGGCACGCGGCCGCGAAGGGATCGATCCCCGGCTGTTCTCCTCGGCGACCCTTCACTTCGAAGGCGATACGGCGGGGCATGTGCGCCGGCTGTGCCTGACGGAGGTGGAGCCGGCGGCGAGGAGTCCGCTGCCGGGGACCGAACGGGTCCTGCCGGCGGAGCTGGTGCTGATCGCCCTGGGCTTCTCCGGGCCCGAGCAGGGCTCGGGCCTGATGGAGCAGCTGGGGCTGACCGTGGACGGCCGGGGCAACTTCGCAAGGGGCGCTGACTTCGGCGCCCTGCCGGCACGTCCGCCGGACCGGGACACCGCCGGCGGAGAGGACTCCCCGACCGGTGCGGACGCCTCGTCCGGACGGGCCGGGCGAGCGGGAGGGCGCCCGCGGACGGAGGGGGTGTTCATCGCCGGCGACGCGGGACGCGGGCAGTCACTGGTGGTCTGGGCCATCGCGGAGGGACGGGCGGCCGCGGCGGCGGCGGACCGCTATCTCACCGGCTCCACGGTGCTGCCGTCGCCGATCGCACCGTGGGACCGCCCCCTGGTCGCCTGA
- a CDS encoding transglycosylase domain-containing protein translates to MSEEAQQSRSRLRRSAPSRRRIDYPRRGRRGFRRWLPSWKLLLGAFSTVVVGLLALFAAVYAYVDIPSENAAARQEANVYYWSDGTQMVSVGAVNRQNLPLSRIPVSVRNAAIAAENARFYEDSGVSVSGLARAVANMARGQETQGGSTITQQYVKNTYLSQEQTLSRKVQEFCIALKLDSRKTKDDILQGYLNTSWFGRGAYGIQAASNAYYGISAEKLNPSQGAYLAALLKGGNDYDPALGASRHKRAVERWSWILDRQVELGMMSAGERARYKVFPAPRPQSKSTNLSGQTGYLVDIAKRYVKKRTNLTDADLDRGGYRIHTTFDRAAVKQLERSVQGVLKRNIDPKAREEDRHVQVGAASVRPDDGAIIALYGGPDATSHFTNNADTSGVPAGSVFKPFVLAAALQHGAVAGDGSVQAVSTESAFDESGRLTAGLSPVRQDRAFVSPLDRSRGLLTLRKAMAAGVNAPFERLGSAIGLARVEDMAVGAGMLRDSMAPRSREFPLGTSSPSAIRVASSYATFAGEGVRHEPYSVTKVLRGDDPVAGLARPASRRVMNPEVALDVTSVLEDTAFGTPAAPAISALGRFAGAATGRSDTQRAAWFAGYTGNLSTAVTMFRSQPGKALLTMAGTGGEKTVRGSVFPARIWADYMTSDPLRKIAPPRPGDAALEAAPTTPSPE, encoded by the coding sequence ATGAGCGAAGAAGCCCAGCAGTCCCGCTCGCGCCTCCGGCGGAGCGCGCCGAGCCGCCGCCGGATCGACTACCCGCGCCGCGGCAGACGGGGTTTCCGGCGCTGGCTCCCCTCCTGGAAACTGCTCCTGGGCGCCTTCTCGACCGTGGTCGTCGGGCTGCTGGCGCTCTTCGCCGCCGTCTACGCCTACGTCGACATTCCGAGCGAGAACGCGGCGGCGCGCCAGGAGGCCAACGTCTACTACTGGTCCGACGGCACCCAGATGGTGAGCGTCGGCGCGGTGAACCGGCAGAACCTCCCGCTGTCGCGGATCCCCGTCTCCGTCCGCAACGCCGCCATCGCGGCCGAGAACGCCCGCTTCTACGAGGACTCCGGCGTCTCGGTCTCCGGTCTCGCCCGAGCCGTCGCGAACATGGCACGGGGCCAGGAGACCCAGGGCGGCTCCACCATCACCCAGCAGTACGTGAAGAACACCTACCTCTCGCAGGAGCAGACCCTGTCCCGCAAGGTGCAGGAGTTCTGCATCGCCCTGAAGCTCGACAGCCGCAAGACCAAGGACGACATCCTCCAGGGGTACCTGAACACCAGCTGGTTCGGACGCGGCGCCTACGGGATCCAGGCCGCCTCCAACGCGTACTACGGCATCAGCGCCGAAAAACTGAACCCCAGTCAGGGTGCTTACCTCGCGGCCCTGTTGAAAGGCGGCAACGACTACGACCCGGCGCTGGGCGCGAGCCGGCACAAGCGCGCCGTGGAGCGCTGGTCCTGGATCCTGGACCGCCAGGTCGAGCTGGGCATGATGAGCGCGGGGGAGCGGGCGCGGTACAAGGTGTTCCCGGCGCCCCGCCCTCAGTCCAAGTCGACCAATCTGAGCGGACAGACCGGCTATCTCGTCGACATCGCCAAGCGCTACGTCAAGAAGCGGACGAACCTCACCGACGCCGACCTGGACCGCGGCGGCTACCGGATCCACACCACGTTCGACCGGGCGGCCGTCAAGCAGCTCGAACGTTCCGTCCAGGGCGTACTCAAGCGGAACATCGACCCGAAGGCCCGTGAGGAGGACCGCCATGTGCAGGTCGGCGCCGCCTCGGTGCGGCCCGACGACGGCGCGATCATCGCCCTCTACGGCGGCCCCGACGCCACCTCGCACTTCACCAACAACGCCGACACCTCCGGGGTGCCCGCAGGCTCGGTCTTCAAGCCGTTCGTCCTCGCCGCCGCGCTCCAGCACGGTGCCGTGGCCGGCGACGGCTCCGTGCAGGCCGTTTCCACCGAGAGCGCCTTCGACGAGTCCGGCCGGCTGACCGCGGGTCTCTCGCCGGTACGGCAGGACCGCGCGTTCGTGTCCCCACTGGACCGCTCCCGCGGCCTGCTGACCCTGCGCAAGGCGATGGCTGCCGGCGTCAACGCCCCCTTCGAACGCCTCGGTTCGGCCATCGGACTGGCACGGGTCGAGGACATGGCCGTGGGGGCGGGTATGCTCCGGGACAGCATGGCGCCCCGCTCCCGCGAGTTCCCACTCGGCACCTCCTCGCCCAGTGCCATCCGGGTGGCGAGCTCGTACGCGACCTTCGCCGGCGAGGGCGTACGGCACGAGCCGTACTCCGTCACCAAGGTGCTCCGCGGGGACGACCCGGTCGCCGGCCTCGCACGGCCCGCGTCACGCCGCGTCATGAACCCCGAAGTCGCCCTCGACGTCACCTCCGTGCTGGAGGACACCGCGTTCGGCACTCCGGCGGCGCCCGCCATCAGCGCCCTCGGCCGGTTCGCCGGGGCGGCCACGGGGCGCAGCGACACCCAGCGCGCGGCATGGTTCGCCGGATACACCGGGAACCTGTCCACGGCCGTGACGATGTTCCGTTCCCAGCCGGGAAAGGCGCTTCTCACCATGGCCGGCACCGGCGGTGAGAAAACGGTGCGCGGCAGCGTCTTCCCGGCCCGGATCTGGGCGGACTACATGACCTCCGACCCCTTGCGGAAGATCGCGCCGCCCCGGCCCGGCGACGCGGCCCTGGAGGCGGCACCCACGACCCCGTCGCCGGAGTAG
- a CDS encoding MFS transporter, with product MVDRTGGTAVAGHGGARRRRRPGYPAAAAVFAIGMAGTTLPTPLYGLYQEQIGFSELMVTVVFAVYAVAVITALLVAGNYSDVAGRRPVLLAAMGFSAASACCFLLETGLPLLFAGRLLSGFAAGLLSGAATAAVIELAAPAKKARAAFAATAANMGGLGCGPLLSGLLAEYAPWPLKLVFWVHLGLIAAACVLTWLLPETVEDPRRWPRLSPQGISVPHGVKGVFVPASVAAFAGFALLGLFTAVAPGFLARTLDVHNLAVTGAVVFSAFLASTFGQSMTPKVGAARALPVGCGVLVVGLLFVASSLVVRSLPLLVLGALFGGTGQGLAFRAALTLVSGAAPAHHRGGTISAFFVVAYAGISLPVVGVGALAMGLGLRTAGLVFAGCVTVVAACAGAYAALRPPTRD from the coding sequence ATGGTCGATCGCACGGGCGGAACAGCAGTGGCGGGCCACGGCGGAGCCCGCCGGAGAAGACGACCGGGATATCCGGCGGCTGCCGCCGTGTTTGCGATCGGCATGGCCGGGACGACCCTTCCCACGCCGCTGTACGGGCTCTACCAGGAACAGATCGGATTCTCCGAGCTGATGGTGACGGTCGTCTTCGCCGTGTACGCGGTCGCCGTCATCACCGCCCTGCTCGTGGCCGGCAACTACTCCGACGTCGCCGGGCGCCGCCCCGTACTGCTGGCCGCCATGGGCTTCTCGGCGGCCAGCGCCTGCTGCTTCCTGCTCGAGACCGGTCTGCCGCTGCTGTTCGCGGGACGGCTGCTGTCGGGCTTCGCGGCCGGGCTGCTCAGCGGTGCCGCGACGGCCGCCGTCATCGAACTCGCCGCGCCGGCGAAGAAGGCCCGCGCCGCCTTCGCGGCCACCGCCGCGAACATGGGGGGCCTGGGCTGCGGGCCACTGCTGTCCGGGCTGCTCGCGGAGTACGCGCCGTGGCCGCTGAAGCTGGTCTTCTGGGTGCACCTCGGACTGATCGCGGCGGCCTGCGTGTTGACCTGGCTGCTGCCGGAGACGGTCGAGGACCCGCGGCGATGGCCCCGGCTGAGCCCGCAGGGGATCTCCGTGCCGCACGGGGTGAAGGGCGTCTTCGTGCCCGCGTCCGTCGCGGCGTTCGCCGGCTTCGCCCTGCTCGGGCTCTTCACGGCCGTGGCGCCCGGCTTCCTCGCGCGGACCCTGGACGTGCACAACCTGGCCGTGACGGGCGCCGTCGTGTTCTCCGCGTTCCTGGCCTCGACCTTCGGCCAGTCGATGACACCGAAGGTCGGTGCCGCGCGGGCGCTCCCCGTCGGCTGCGGGGTACTGGTCGTCGGGCTGCTGTTCGTGGCCTCGTCGCTGGTCGTCCGGTCCCTGCCCCTGCTCGTCCTCGGTGCACTCTTCGGCGGCACCGGCCAGGGCCTCGCCTTCCGCGCCGCCCTCACCCTGGTCAGTGGCGCGGCACCGGCACACCACCGGGGCGGGACCATCTCGGCGTTCTTCGTCGTCGCGTACGCCGGAATCTCCTTGCCCGTGGTCGGCGTCGGCGCCCTGGCCATGGGGCTGGGTCTGCGCACCGCGGGACTGGTCTTCGCCGGCTGTGTCACGGTGGTCGCCGCCTGCGCGGGCGCGTACGCGGCACTCCGCCCGCCGACGCGGGACTGA
- a CDS encoding S8 family peptidase, which produces MPTPLISSRLRRPLVAAAAIGAALVTAVPASAAQAAPGAASGPTASAAPTAPQAAWAAGTRAYLVITAPGDTSAVRGAVTANGGTVFASHDAIGVIVAHSTSPAFAGTMRGVAGVQQVGATRTSDVPADAYDPALPAAPSQSPTILTESNRWDMTQIKADKAWAVSTGSSAVKVGVLDTGVDDLHQDIAPNFNAADSVSCAYGRPDTRAGAWRDIGDHGTHVAGTIAAARNGKGVIGVAPGVRISSVRIAEPTTSMFFAENTICGFMWAGDHGFKVTNNSYYTDPWMFNCPDNVDQAAIIEGVKRAQQYAEGKGSLQVAAAGNSNYDLANKRTDRSSPNDSTPVNRTITNACIDIPTELPGVVTVAAMGNGNAKASYSNFGRDIIDVAAPGGDGASGVYSTLPGGKYGNMNGTSMASPHVAGVAALLASTDPGATPADLRARLAAQANDTACPSDSRCTGTTADNAFFGEGQVDALKAVAGTPPPARYFENTADVAVNDNATAESPITVTGVAGNAPAALTVFVDIKHTYRGDLVLSLVAPDGTVYLLEDIPDGDSADNVVKTYTVNASSEVAAGVWKLRVRDTAAQDTGRIDAWNLTF; this is translated from the coding sequence TTGCCTACCCCCCTCATATCCAGCCGACTGAGACGTCCGCTCGTGGCGGCCGCCGCCATCGGCGCGGCCCTGGTGACCGCGGTCCCCGCGAGTGCGGCGCAGGCCGCGCCCGGAGCGGCGAGCGGTCCCACCGCGTCGGCTGCGCCCACCGCGCCGCAGGCCGCCTGGGCCGCCGGGACCCGCGCGTACCTGGTGATCACCGCTCCCGGTGACACGTCCGCGGTGCGCGGCGCCGTCACCGCCAACGGCGGCACCGTCTTCGCGTCCCACGACGCGATCGGTGTGATCGTGGCGCACTCCACGTCCCCGGCGTTCGCCGGCACCATGCGCGGTGTCGCCGGGGTGCAGCAGGTCGGCGCGACCCGCACCTCGGACGTCCCCGCGGACGCGTACGACCCCGCGCTGCCCGCGGCTCCGTCGCAGTCGCCGACCATCCTCACCGAGTCCAACCGCTGGGACATGACCCAGATCAAGGCGGACAAGGCGTGGGCGGTCAGCACCGGTTCCTCCGCGGTCAAGGTCGGTGTCCTCGACACCGGCGTCGACGACCTGCACCAGGACATCGCGCCGAACTTCAACGCGGCGGACTCGGTCTCCTGCGCCTACGGCCGGCCCGACACCCGTGCCGGTGCCTGGCGCGACATCGGCGACCACGGCACGCATGTCGCCGGCACCATCGCCGCGGCCCGGAACGGCAAGGGCGTCATCGGTGTCGCCCCCGGGGTACGGATCTCCTCCGTCCGCATAGCCGAACCCACCACCAGCATGTTCTTCGCCGAGAACACCATCTGCGGATTCATGTGGGCCGGTGACCACGGCTTCAAGGTCACCAACAACAGCTACTACACCGATCCGTGGATGTTCAACTGCCCGGACAACGTCGACCAGGCCGCGATCATCGAGGGCGTGAAGCGCGCCCAGCAGTACGCGGAGGGCAAGGGCTCGCTCCAGGTCGCTGCCGCCGGCAACTCCAACTACGACCTGGCGAACAAGCGTACCGACAGGTCCAGCCCCAACGACTCGACGCCGGTGAACCGCACCATCACCAACGCGTGCATCGACATTCCGACCGAGCTGCCGGGCGTCGTCACGGTCGCGGCCATGGGCAACGGCAACGCCAAGGCGTCGTACTCCAACTTCGGCCGCGACATCATCGACGTCGCCGCACCGGGTGGTGACGGCGCGTCAGGGGTGTATTCCACGCTCCCGGGCGGCAAGTACGGCAACATGAACGGCACGTCGATGGCCTCCCCGCACGTGGCGGGCGTCGCCGCACTGCTGGCGAGCACCGATCCGGGCGCGACACCGGCGGATCTGCGCGCCCGCCTCGCCGCCCAGGCCAACGACACCGCCTGCCCGTCCGACAGCCGCTGCACGGGCACGACCGCCGACAACGCCTTCTTCGGCGAGGGGCAGGTCGACGCGCTGAAGGCGGTCGCCGGCACGCCGCCCCCGGCCCGCTACTTCGAGAACACGGCCGACGTGGCCGTCAACGACAACGCCACCGCCGAGTCGCCCATCACCGTGACCGGGGTGGCGGGCAACGCCCCGGCCGCACTCACGGTCTTTGTGGACATCAAGCACACCTACCGCGGTGACCTGGTGCTGTCCCTCGTCGCCCCGGACGGCACGGTGTACCTGCTCGAGGACATCCCGGACGGCGACAGTGCCGACAACGTCGTGAAGACGTACACGGTGAACGCCTCGTCGGAGGTCGCCGCCGGCGTCTGGAAGCTGCGCGTACGGGACACCGCAGCCCAGGACACGGGTCGCATCGACGCCTGGAACCTCACCTTCTAG
- a CDS encoding lamin tail domain-containing protein: MSASRITRRVVATALASGALVAAAALPATAAGHDRHHSSRSTVVIGQVQYDSPGRDDRSNRSLNAEWVEVRNTGRHAVNLRGYTLSDRDGNRYRFDNLRLGGRSSVRVHTGIGRDTRTDVYQDRRNYVWDNRDTATLRNDRGRVVDTKSWGRFGHRR; encoded by the coding sequence ATGTCTGCTTCTCGCATCACCCGCCGCGTCGTCGCCACCGCACTCGCCTCCGGCGCTCTGGTCGCGGCAGCCGCGCTGCCGGCGACGGCGGCCGGCCACGACCGGCACCACTCCTCCCGGTCGACGGTCGTCATCGGGCAGGTCCAGTACGACAGCCCCGGCAGGGACGACCGCTCCAACCGCAGCCTCAACGCCGAATGGGTCGAGGTGAGGAACACCGGCCGGCACGCGGTCAACCTCCGCGGGTACACCCTCAGCGACCGGGACGGCAACCGGTACCGCTTCGACAACCTGCGCCTGGGCGGACGCTCCAGTGTCCGGGTGCACACCGGCATCGGCCGCGACACCCGCACCGACGTCTACCAGGACCGCCGCAACTACGTCTGGGACAACCGCGACACCGCGACCCTCCGGAACGACCGCGGGCGCGTCGTCGACACCAAGTCCTGGGGACGGTTCGGACACCGCCGCTGA